In Hydrogenovibrio thermophilus, the following are encoded in one genomic region:
- a CDS encoding HIRAN domain-containing protein, with protein MLSTWFQKLTQRILHPSLSWVLPVKGVYFYETDAVENHGLLTPGAIVTLKPEPDNEFDRHAVQIWLNGSPCLLGYIPRSHSRRIAWLLQHAQLKSAEIESAYRQYHRLYIYVRLQFDVRWWQAVQYWIR; from the coding sequence ATGCTGTCCACCTGGTTTCAGAAACTCACCCAAAGAATCCTGCACCCGTCTTTAAGCTGGGTGCTGCCGGTCAAAGGTGTGTATTTCTATGAAACCGACGCCGTGGAAAATCATGGCTTGCTGACGCCGGGCGCCATCGTCACCCTCAAACCGGAACCCGATAATGAATTCGACCGCCATGCCGTGCAAATCTGGCTGAACGGTTCGCCCTGCTTGCTCGGTTACATCCCGCGCAGCCATTCGCGCCGCATCGCCTGGCTGTTGCAACACGCCCAGCTCAAAAGCGCGGAAATCGAATCCGCTTATCGGCAATATCACCGGCTGTATATTTACGTCCGCCTGCAGTTTGACGTGCGCTGGTGGCAAGCCGTGCAATATTGGATTCGATAA
- a CDS encoding RDD family protein encodes MDKKQEDIQPIVENEITPVTEPEAPVRYAGFWKRLAAYIIDFVVISFVFVIIGFALALMGLVDLNQEVPMEEYDNTVDLGSILITWGYFALMESSSKQGTLGKMALGIKVTDYDGQRISFLRATGRFFGKYLSAILLMIGFLMIAFTARKQGLHDILARTLVVNQR; translated from the coding sequence ATGGATAAGAAGCAGGAAGACATTCAACCCATTGTGGAAAATGAAATCACGCCCGTGACCGAACCGGAAGCGCCAGTCCGGTACGCCGGTTTCTGGAAGCGTTTGGCGGCGTATATCATCGACTTTGTGGTGATTTCGTTTGTGTTTGTCATCATCGGTTTTGCCCTGGCCTTGATGGGGTTGGTGGACTTGAATCAGGAAGTGCCGATGGAGGAATACGACAATACGGTGGATTTGGGGTCGATTCTGATTACCTGGGGGTACTTTGCGTTGATGGAATCGTCGTCGAAGCAAGGCACGTTGGGCAAGATGGCACTGGGCATTAAAGTTACCGATTACGACGGTCAGCGCATTTCGTTTCTGCGTGCTACCGGGCGCTTTTTCGGAAAATACCTGTCGGCGATTTTGTTGATGATCGGTTTCCTGATGATTGCCTTCACCGCCCGAAAACAAGGCTTGCACGATATTTTGGCGCGCACTTTGGTCGTCAATCAACGTTAA
- a CDS encoding 2-oxoacid:ferredoxin oxidoreductase subunit beta: MSTDALNHVEVRTTQNAAESDNPAKPARPAKPNDYMSDIHPVWCPGCGHFFILRALTKALAWLNLPKEKIGLVSGIGCSSRLPAYLDVYGFHGVHGRALAVASGLKLNRPDLTVLVAGGDGDGYSIGGNHFIHACRRNMNMTYIVMDNEVYGMTKGQPSPTTAPDWHSKLAPHGTGIRSFNPLGIALASGASFIARGFSGDPNGLSKLIVEGIQHKGFSLIEVKSPCVTFRPEEKEWQKTMRPLNVEPTSDVIEAAKAIHASDGFDTGIFYQADLPIYPDGDSTVKTGQTEQATSEALADDQAQTILNRIEEGHLV, encoded by the coding sequence ATGAGCACCGACGCCTTGAACCACGTGGAAGTCAGAACCACACAAAATGCCGCCGAATCGGATAATCCCGCTAAGCCTGCCAGACCGGCCAAACCCAATGATTATATGTCCGACATTCACCCGGTCTGGTGTCCGGGCTGCGGTCACTTTTTCATTTTGCGCGCCTTGACCAAAGCCCTGGCCTGGTTGAATTTGCCGAAAGAGAAAATCGGGCTGGTGTCCGGCATCGGGTGTTCCTCCCGCTTGCCCGCCTACCTGGATGTGTACGGATTCCACGGCGTCCACGGACGTGCTCTGGCCGTGGCCAGCGGCTTGAAATTGAATCGCCCGGATTTGACCGTGTTGGTCGCCGGCGGCGACGGTGACGGCTACTCCATCGGCGGCAACCACTTCATTCACGCCTGCCGTCGCAATATGAACATGACCTACATCGTCATGGACAACGAAGTTTACGGTATGACCAAAGGCCAACCGTCGCCCACCACCGCGCCGGACTGGCACAGCAAACTCGCGCCGCACGGCACCGGCATCCGCTCCTTCAACCCACTGGGCATTGCACTGGCCTCCGGCGCCAGCTTTATCGCCCGCGGTTTTTCCGGCGACCCGAACGGCTTGAGCAAATTGATTGTCGAAGGCATTCAGCACAAAGGCTTTTCGTTGATTGAAGTGAAAAGCCCCTGCGTGACCTTCCGCCCCGAAGAAAAGGAATGGCAAAAAACCATGCGCCCGTTGAATGTCGAACCCACGTCCGACGTCATCGAAGCCGCCAAAGCCATTCACGCCAGCGACGGCTTCGATACCGGCATTTTCTATCAGGCCGATTTGCCGATTTACCCGGACGGTGACAGCACGGTCAAAACTGGGCAAACCGAACAAGCCACCTCCGAAGCATTGGCCGACGACCAGGCGCAAACCATCCTGAACCGTATTGAAGAGGGCCATTTGGTATGA
- a CDS encoding 2-oxoacid:acceptor oxidoreductase subunit alpha — MSDNASSSSPPQASIEPRNTLAVSISGSGGTGAVTVGLILLDAVAKAGFYGVMNRSFGPQIRGGESAVMLHFSDRPIETLAEFSHLHLALDWLKFERFHDEIPLTSDSLVIYDNSREKPPGLVENTGATLIGVALQEAVRNLKGSRINMFALGILAQQIGLSLDTLEAALRKTLGKKGDEVVQQSLEAVKIGTTLVAETPYCRLPDWTPTDTPRWNISGNEACGLGALRGGLKLAAAYPITPATDIVEYLAPRIEQLGGNVLIAEDELAAMNMVIGGSFGGLPSMTATSGPGFALMTEAMGLAIASETPALVVTVMRGGPSTGIPTKSEQTDLNQVLYAFHGEAPHVVVAPLNVQEMVPISQWSLGLAEALQTLVVEVTDQHLGQCRAIIDPVPPQDFGLQRKTATPQEGAYRRYQLTEDAISPIAWPGMPDTQYTADGLEHTEVGVPSSMASDHSEQLAKRARKIAEFDYGDRWASLDLPPKTKTVVITWGSSYEAVRVAIDNLNADGANIGLIALRLLMPLQTDALQKHFKSKQVIVIEQNASGQLYHYLLSQNAIPVKAVSIAEAGPILFNPARVEHHLTACLENNQ, encoded by the coding sequence ATGTCGGACAACGCCTCGTCTTCGTCGCCGCCCCAAGCCTCAATCGAACCGCGCAACACCTTGGCGGTGTCCATTTCCGGCTCCGGCGGCACCGGCGCCGTCACCGTCGGGTTGATTCTGCTGGACGCGGTGGCCAAGGCGGGCTTTTACGGCGTAATGAACCGCTCCTTCGGTCCACAGATTCGCGGCGGAGAATCGGCCGTGATGCTGCATTTTTCCGACCGGCCCATCGAAACCCTTGCCGAATTCTCTCACCTGCATCTGGCATTGGATTGGTTAAAGTTCGAACGTTTCCACGATGAAATCCCGCTGACCTCGGACAGTCTGGTGATTTACGACAACAGCCGTGAAAAACCGCCAGGCCTGGTGGAAAACACCGGTGCCACCTTGATTGGCGTCGCCTTGCAAGAAGCGGTGCGTAACCTCAAAGGTAGCCGCATCAACATGTTCGCGCTCGGCATTCTCGCCCAACAAATCGGCCTGTCGTTGGACACCTTAGAAGCCGCCCTGCGCAAAACCCTCGGCAAAAAAGGCGACGAGGTTGTCCAGCAATCGCTGGAAGCCGTCAAAATCGGCACCACTCTGGTGGCGGAAACACCCTATTGCCGTCTGCCGGATTGGACGCCCACCGACACGCCGCGCTGGAACATCAGCGGCAACGAAGCTTGCGGACTGGGCGCCCTGCGCGGCGGCTTGAAGCTGGCCGCGGCCTATCCGATCACCCCCGCCACCGACATTGTCGAATACCTTGCGCCGCGCATCGAACAACTGGGTGGCAATGTACTGATTGCCGAAGACGAGCTCGCCGCCATGAACATGGTCATCGGCGGTTCTTTCGGCGGTTTGCCGAGCATGACCGCCACCTCCGGCCCCGGCTTTGCCTTGATGACCGAAGCCATGGGCCTCGCCATCGCCAGCGAAACACCCGCGCTGGTGGTGACGGTGATGCGCGGCGGGCCGTCCACCGGCATTCCCACCAAATCCGAACAAACCGATTTGAACCAAGTGCTGTATGCTTTCCACGGTGAAGCGCCGCACGTGGTGGTTGCACCGTTGAACGTGCAGGAAATGGTGCCGATTTCACAATGGTCGCTCGGTCTGGCCGAAGCCCTGCAAACGCTGGTGGTGGAAGTCACCGACCAGCATTTGGGACAATGCCGCGCCATTATCGACCCGGTGCCGCCGCAGGATTTCGGGTTGCAACGCAAAACCGCCACACCGCAGGAAGGCGCTTATCGCCGCTACCAACTGACCGAAGACGCCATTTCACCAATTGCCTGGCCGGGCATGCCGGACACCCAATACACCGCCGACGGCCTGGAACACACCGAAGTCGGCGTGCCGTCCTCAATGGCCTCCGACCATTCGGAACAACTGGCGAAACGCGCCCGCAAAATCGCCGAGTTCGATTACGGCGACCGATGGGCCAGCCTCGACCTGCCACCGAAAACCAAAACCGTCGTCATCACCTGGGGTTCCAGTTATGAAGCGGTGCGCGTGGCCATCGACAACCTGAATGCCGACGGCGCCAACATCGGCTTGATCGCTTTGCGTCTGTTGATGCCGCTGCAAACCGACGCCTTGCAAAAACACTTCAAAAGCAAACAGGTCATCGTCATCGAACAAAACGCCAGCGGCCAGTTGTATCATTATCTGCTGTCGCAAAATGCGATTCCGGTCAAAGCCGTTTCTATCGCCGAAGCCGGGCCGATTCTGTTCAATCCCGCCCGTGTCGAACACCACTTGACCGCCTGTCTGGAGAATAACCAATGA
- a CDS encoding multidrug effflux MFS transporter, translating into MPSLSSSNPSAANLSPMFLIVVVAMIGMLAPFTIDTYLPSFPAIEAELSANRDLLSQTLAIYLISFALATLFWGPMADRWGRKPIILISLVGYLAASILSALAQNIETLLLGRALQGTMLAGSLVASRAMLRDFFQGDEAQKAMALMMMLFTAAPALAPIIGGWLEMHLGWRSVFYFLAIYSVIIIMLFSLRVKESQSPEHVQSIHPLRILKGYWQSLVHPQFLRLVAAQGFIIGGFFVYVAGAASVVFDHLKLGERDFWILFVPVVSGVLVGSILIHRLTHRFKATTLINVAFALASLAVIINLIFESFLPVQAWLVIAPLVLYSFAFAMANPGLSLVALDCLPSQRGLASSVQSLFQMGMAGLVAALVVPYVQHSLQWMAISQAILVMLALLLWLSVRRQIQTTA; encoded by the coding sequence ATGCCATCCCTTTCATCGTCCAACCCTTCGGCCGCCAATCTGTCACCGATGTTCTTAATCGTGGTCGTCGCCATGATTGGCATGCTCGCGCCTTTCACCATCGACACCTATTTGCCCTCTTTTCCGGCCATTGAAGCCGAGCTGTCCGCGAATCGGGATTTACTCTCGCAAACGCTGGCCATTTACCTCATCAGTTTCGCCTTGGCAACACTGTTTTGGGGGCCGATGGCCGACCGTTGGGGACGCAAACCGATTATTCTCATCAGCTTGGTTGGGTATTTGGCCGCCTCCATTCTCAGCGCCTTGGCACAGAACATCGAAACCCTGTTGCTGGGTCGCGCCTTGCAAGGCACGATGTTGGCGGGCAGTCTGGTCGCGAGCCGCGCCATGTTGCGCGATTTCTTTCAGGGCGACGAAGCGCAAAAAGCCATGGCGTTGATGATGATGCTGTTCACCGCGGCCCCGGCATTGGCCCCGATTATCGGCGGTTGGTTGGAAATGCACCTGGGCTGGCGCTCGGTGTTTTATTTTCTGGCGATTTACAGCGTCATCATCATTATGCTGTTTTCCCTGCGGGTGAAAGAGTCCCAATCCCCCGAACACGTACAATCCATTCACCCGCTTCGCATCCTCAAAGGCTACTGGCAAAGTCTGGTGCATCCGCAGTTTTTGCGGCTGGTGGCCGCCCAAGGGTTTATTATCGGCGGATTCTTTGTCTATGTGGCCGGTGCCGCCAGCGTGGTGTTCGACCACCTGAAACTCGGTGAACGGGATTTCTGGATACTGTTTGTGCCGGTGGTGTCCGGCGTGCTGGTCGGTTCCATTCTGATTCACCGCCTCACCCACCGATTCAAAGCCACCACCTTAATCAATGTTGCTTTTGCGCTGGCAAGTTTGGCGGTCATCATCAATCTCATCTTTGAAAGCTTCTTGCCGGTTCAGGCCTGGCTGGTCATTGCGCCGCTGGTGCTCTATTCGTTTGCGTTTGCCATGGCGAACCCCGGCCTCAGTTTGGTGGCACTGGATTGCTTGCCGAGCCAACGCGGTCTGGCCAGTTCGGTGCAAAGTCTCTTTCAAATGGGGATGGCGGGATTAGTCGCCGCGCTGGTGGTGCCGTATGTGCAGCACAGTCTGCAATGGATGGCGATATCGCAAGCGATACTGGTGATGCTGGCGCTGTTGCTCTGGCTGAGTGTGCGCCGTCAGATTCAAACCACGGCCTGA
- a CDS encoding M48 family metallopeptidase yields the protein MQTLQLDTETIEVVKTTRRGSIALKVEPDRIALMVPKQFSDATIESLIENERDWLLQQIRQHQAEMPKRLLLKNGHELLLFGEKILFKEDHHTPVKTLSVALDGAHLMAYMKTARALKDPQATQRKKVVQFFSEQLQTYLEPRLQMFAEQIGVQPTEVTIRNYKSRWGSCYTDGRVQFNWRLAMAPKAVVDYVIQHELCHLIHPNHSADYWALVARHCPDFETHKQWLKDNGAALIAF from the coding sequence GTGCAAACATTACAACTGGATACTGAAACAATCGAGGTGGTTAAAACCACCCGCCGCGGTTCGATTGCCCTGAAAGTCGAACCCGACCGCATCGCCCTGATGGTGCCGAAACAATTTTCCGATGCGACAATCGAATCCCTGATCGAAAACGAGCGGGATTGGTTGTTGCAGCAAATCCGCCAGCATCAGGCGGAAATGCCGAAACGCCTGCTGTTGAAAAACGGCCACGAGCTGTTGCTGTTCGGCGAAAAAATCCTGTTCAAAGAAGATCATCATACCCCGGTGAAAACCCTGTCGGTGGCGCTGGACGGCGCGCATTTGATGGCGTATATGAAAACCGCCCGCGCTTTGAAAGACCCGCAAGCCACACAGCGCAAAAAAGTGGTGCAGTTTTTCAGCGAGCAACTGCAAACTTATCTGGAACCGCGCTTACAGATGTTTGCTGAGCAAATCGGGGTGCAGCCCACCGAAGTGACCATCCGCAATTACAAATCCCGTTGGGGCAGTTGCTACACCGACGGGCGAGTGCAGTTCAACTGGCGGCTGGCGATGGCGCCGAAAGCGGTGGTGGATTATGTGATTCAACATGAGTTGTGTCATTTGATTCATCCGAATCATTCCGCCGATTACTGGGCGCTGGTGGCGCGCCATTGCCCGGATTTCGAGACCCATAAACAGTGGCTGAAAGATAACGGCGCGGCACTGATTGCCTTTTAG
- a CDS encoding pseudouridine synthase family protein → MTTTPDIEKTTETPFECHFTLAQEQSLLDALQTHLPDGVTFSNQALKRFCQQGAVWVAEPLKKTDANSDTPKLTRPGRIRRAKKVLPAGSEVSFYYNPTVLSSEIPSPVLIADEQTYSVWYKPKGVLSQGSKWGDHTTLYRWVESEYHFEQPPHQRPCWPIHRLDKATDGLMLLAHNKKTAQQLAQRFERTNAEDEPDEPRQPHIRKIYQAWVKGEFPPDTVTLDAPIDGKAARSHVTRLAYDAERHQSRVEVTIDTGRKHQIRIHLAQAGFPIIGDRLHGDADENAPDLQLTAVRLTLLSENGEMEQDYRLPDALNTLIA, encoded by the coding sequence ATGACCACGACACCCGACATCGAAAAGACCACCGAAACACCGTTTGAATGCCACTTTACGCTGGCGCAGGAACAATCGCTTCTGGACGCCTTGCAAACGCATTTACCGGACGGCGTGACCTTTTCCAATCAAGCCTTAAAACGCTTTTGCCAACAAGGCGCGGTCTGGGTGGCCGAACCGTTAAAAAAAACTGACGCCAACAGCGACACCCCAAAATTAACCCGACCTGGCCGAATCCGCCGCGCCAAAAAAGTCCTGCCGGCCGGTAGCGAGGTGTCGTTTTACTACAATCCAACAGTGTTAAGCAGCGAGATTCCCTCGCCTGTATTGATTGCAGACGAACAGACATACAGCGTTTGGTACAAGCCCAAAGGCGTACTGTCGCAAGGTTCGAAATGGGGCGACCACACCACTTTGTACCGCTGGGTGGAAAGCGAATACCATTTCGAGCAACCGCCGCACCAACGCCCCTGCTGGCCGATTCACCGTCTCGACAAAGCCACCGACGGCCTGATGCTGTTGGCGCACAATAAGAAAACCGCCCAACAACTCGCGCAGCGTTTTGAGCGCACAAATGCCGAAGACGAGCCGGATGAGCCGCGACAACCGCACATTCGTAAAATCTACCAGGCCTGGGTAAAAGGGGAATTTCCGCCGGACACCGTCACATTGGATGCCCCGATTGACGGCAAAGCCGCGCGCAGTCATGTCACGCGGCTGGCCTATGATGCCGAGCGACATCAAAGTCGGGTGGAAGTGACCATCGACACCGGCCGTAAACACCAGATTCGCATTCATCTGGCGCAGGCCGGTTTTCCGATTATCGGCGACCGCCTGCACGGCGACGCTGACGAAAACGCGCCGGACTTACAGCTCACCGCCGTGCGTTTGACGCTGCTTTCCGAAAACGGTGAGATGGAACAGGACTACCGTTTGCCGGATGCACTCAATACGCTGATAGCTTAA
- a CDS encoding c-type cytochrome, producing MLKRTLISACTAAFIGLSGAALAGGHGEKPEANPWTNFALQNTLNKMPAGNAANGKELSDQWMCAACHGETGKSPSRNYASINGMPKEYTIKMMLDYRDGRRWENYKQANIMVKLAQSMNDQEIADLAAFYAEQPLTNWTDSTDVDPKIDRLVRKGDVNRMITPCASCHGVHGEGHGVVPSLAGQVPEYFVRTMKAYQDGQRHNDVNQGMSQFTHDLTDEEIQGLADYYAAMPAVKE from the coding sequence ATGTTAAAACGAACTTTAATTTCCGCCTGCACGGCCGCCTTTATCGGACTCAGCGGTGCGGCGTTAGCCGGTGGTCACGGTGAAAAGCCAGAGGCCAACCCTTGGACCAACTTCGCGTTGCAGAACACGCTCAACAAAATGCCGGCTGGTAATGCTGCCAACGGCAAAGAATTGAGCGACCAATGGATGTGTGCCGCCTGTCACGGCGAAACGGGTAAATCCCCTTCCCGTAACTACGCGTCCATCAACGGGATGCCGAAAGAATACACCATCAAAATGATGTTGGATTATCGCGATGGGCGTCGCTGGGAAAACTACAAACAAGCCAATATTATGGTGAAACTGGCGCAAAGCATGAACGATCAGGAAATCGCCGATTTGGCGGCTTTCTATGCCGAGCAACCGCTGACCAACTGGACAGACAGCACCGATGTTGATCCTAAAATTGACCGTTTGGTACGTAAAGGTGACGTCAATCGTATGATTACGCCTTGTGCGTCCTGCCACGGTGTACACGGTGAAGGCCACGGTGTCGTACCGTCCTTGGCCGGTCAGGTACCGGAGTACTTTGTCCGCACCATGAAAGCCTATCAGGACGGCCAACGCCATAACGACGTCAACCAAGGGATGTCGCAATTCACTCATGACCTGACCGACGAAGAAATTCAAGGTCTGGCGGATTACTACGCAGCCATGCCGGCTGTTAAGGAGTAA